GACGACGAGATCATGGTGCTGGGACCCGAAACTGGTCTTCAGGAGGCAGTGGCTGAAGCCGAGGACCTGGTCGCCGACTGCCTGGAACGCAGCGGAGACCTCGCCCATCATGTGGGGACCAATGCCGTGGCCCGCGACATCGACATGCTGCGCCGGGCCATGGGCGAAGAACAGATCTCGTACCTGGGATATTCCTATGGGACCCGCCTGGGTGCCGTGTACGCCGCCCTGTTCGGAGACCGGGTCCGGGCCATGGTTCTGGATGGGCCGGTGGATCCGGCTGAACGGGCGAGTCGTCCCAGCCGAAACCAGGCCGACGGGTTCGAGGCTTCCTGGTCGGCCTTCGCCGCGGCGTGCGACGCTGAGCCGGACTGCCCACTGGGAGTCGTGGGGGGCGCTGAGCAAGCGTTCGCCGACGCGGTGGCCGCAGTGGCGGCGTCTCCGGTTCCGGCGGGCGATCGACAGGTGACCCATGGCGAGTTCTACCTGGGAGTGGCCGCCGCCCTGTATTCGCCCGAGACCTGGCCGATACTGGGAGAGGGCCTAGCCGAAGTGGTGGTCTCCGGTTCAGCCGTGATCCTCCAGGACCTTGGCGACATACTCCTGGGGCGCCGGGATGATGGCTCGTACGACGGTTCGATGGACGCCATGTTCCTGGTGGACTGTGCGGACGACCCCGAACGGCCGCCGCCCAGCGAGGTTTTCAGCGCCTCGTTGGCGATTGCCGATTCGCTGACCCACTTCGGTCCGGCATTCGCCGGTTCAACCGGCTGTCATCCGCTGCCGGCGGCAGTGGATCCACTTCACGTGGGGCCAGCGGACCTCGTGGTGCCAGCGTTGGTGGTGTACCTCGAAGGGGATCCGGCGACCCCGCCGATATGGGCAGGTGCGCTGATCGCGTCTCTGGGCGACGCCGTGGGGATCTCGTCGGATGCCGAGGGACATGGCGGCTACCTGGCAAACTCGTGGTGTCTGACCGAACCGGTCACCCGGTACCTGGTGGATCTCGAGGTACCCGCCGATGGGTGGTCATGTCGGGAACCAGGACGAGAGCATTGACGGCCCGGGTTCCAGGATCCTGATCGGGTAGTCCGTGGGCCAACCAGTCGGCCAGCCGTCTAGCTGGCCAGATCGCCGGCCTGATCGGACGTCAGGTGGCCGGCGGTATACATCCAGCGGATGGTGTCAGTCAGCGTCTCTACGGTCGTCCGCGCGGGGAAACCGAAGGCCTCGGTCGCACTGGTCTGGTCCACGTTCCGAAGGCCGCCGGCCCTGGCGTTGCCTACCGTGATCCGAGCCGTTTCGCCGGTCAGGGGCATCTGATTGCCGGTGGTCCGGCTGACCAGATCACAGACGATTCCACCCAGAGTGATGGTCCACAGGGGGCTGCCCATGACCCGGACCTTCCGGCCCGTGAGTTTTGCGGCCATGCCCAACATGTCGACCATTGTGTTGATGTGTCCGGCCAGCAAGTGGCGGGCAGGTGCCTCACCACCGGTGAGCGAACCGACACAGACCGCTGCCACGTCACGGACGTCGACGAAGCCGAATCGGATGGTCCGGGGAATAGCCGTGGTTCGCATCCGAATCCAGTCGCGCATGGTGGCCATTGAGTCGCTCAACTCCGGGCTGGGATCCAGCGGTCCGAGGATGCCGCCCGGGCAGACGACGACCACTGGGTGGCCGGCATCCTGATGAGCCACGGCCACGGCGTCGGCGGCGATCTTGGAGGCGGTGTAGGCACCGGACTCGGGCCCTACCGGACTGTCGGGGTTGATGTCGATCAGGGACGCGGCATAGACGCCCATGGACGAGACGTGAACGATCCGCTGGAGGCCCCGGACGACAGCCTCGTCGAGGATGGCGGCTGTCGAGGCGGGGTTGACCGCCCGCATGACGCCGGCCTGACGGGGGTCAAGACTGAACACCGCTCCAGCATGAATCAGGCCGTCAACGTCGACCAGCGAGGCGCGTAGGCGATCGTGGTCGGTCAGGTCGGCCTCGAAGACCTCGGCGGCATCGTGGGCCAGGCCGTGAACGGCAAGTGCCGACCGGGCCTTGTCGGGATTACGGACGACCATCCGGACGTCATGCCCGGCGGCCAATGCCGCGGCCGTGCAGTGCGAACCGACCAGACCCGTCGCTCCCGTGACCGCCACCTTCATGGCATTCCCTCCGATCCACTCGCCGACACTGACCTGTCCCCGGTGACGATCCTAGGTTCGGCCGAACCGCCTGACGGTCTGCCAACATGTTGCGATGAACCGCCTACCGAGGCTTCCCCTCATTGCTGCCCTGAGCCTGCTGATCGCCGCGGCGGCCGGGGTGGTAGCAGTCAGTGCCGTGGTGTTCCTCCTGGTTCTGGCGGGCTTCACCGGAGCCATGGCGCTGTTGGCCGACCGCTACCAGAAGCGCTGACTGCTGGGACACGGAGGACGAATCGGCCCACCCTGCTACTGTCCTGCGGCCATCCAGACCTCGACGTCCGATGGGCGTCAAACCGATCGCAGGGAGCAGTCGATGCCGCACAGCGTCCGGGCCGTGGTGGCCCGATCCAAGGGACAACCGGTCACCATCGAAACCATCGAGGTGCCCGATCCGGGGCCCGGTGAAGTCCTCGTGGCCGTGAAGGCCTGTGGGGTCTGCCACACCGACCTCCACTATCGGGAGGGTGCCATTAACGACGAGTTCCCGTTCCTCCTCGGCCACGAGGCGGCGGGGATCGTCGAGGAGGTGGGCCTCGACGTGACCGAGGTGGCCGTTGGCGACTTCGTGGTACTGAACTGGCGAGCCGTCTGCGGTCAGTGTCGATCCTGTCGCCGGGGACGCCCCTGGTACTGCTTTTCCACCCACAACGCCTCGCAGAAGATGACGTTGGACGGCCAGGAACTCTCACCGGCTCTGGGCATCGGGGCGTTCGCTGAGAAAACACTGGTCGCTGCCGGTCAGGCCACCAAGGTCGACCCGGCGGCGCCCGCCGAGGTGGCGGGACTGATCGGCTGCGGGGTCATGGCGGGGCTCGGTGCTGCCATGAACACCGGCGACGTGGGTCGAGGCGATTCGGTCGCCGTCTTCGGCTGCGGCGGCGTCGGCGACGCGGCGATCGCCGGGGCCCGACTCGCCGGCGCACACACCATCGTGGCCGTCGACCTCGACGACCGGAAGCTCGAGATGGCGAAGGAGTTCGGCGCCACCCACACGGTCAACTCTTCCAACGAGGATCCGGTAGAGGCCATCCGGGCCGTCACCGGCGGCAACGGCGTTGACGTGGCCATCGACGCGGTCGGCCTCCCGATCACCTACCAGCAGGCGTTCAACGCCCGGGACCTGGCCGGCACCGTGGTCCTCGTCGGAGTGCCCAATCCGGAAGCCGCCTTGGAGTTACCGATGATCGATGTCTTCGGTCGAGGTGGGACGTTGAAGTCCTCGTGGTACGGCGACTGCCTGCCCAGCCGGGACTTCCCGATGCTCATCGACCTCTACCTGCAGGGGCGACTCGACCTGGACCGGTTCGTGTCCGAGACGATTGCCCTGGACGAGGTCGAGGAGGCCTTCCACAAAATGGAACGTGGTGAGGTGCTGCGTTCGGTCGTGGTGCTCTGAGACGACGATGGGTCTGCGTATTGATCACGTGGTGACCAGCGGGATCTTCTCACTGGATGGCGAAGACTTCGAGGTCGACAACAACATCTGGTTGATCGGTGACGACCATGAGGTGGTGGTTGTCGACGCCGCCCACGACCACCGACCCATTGCTGAAGCGGTCCGAGGTCGGAGGGTCCGGGGTGTGCTGTGCACCCACGGCCACAACGACCACATCAACGCGGCCGTGGAGTTAGCCGAAGCGACCGATGCCCCGATCTGGTTGCACCCCGACGACGGAATGCTGTGGGACGTCGTCCATCCCGACCGACGCATCGACGACCCGTTGAGAGATGGCCTGACCATTGGAGTGGGTGGCGATGAACTGACGATCCTGCACACGCCCGGTCACTCGCCGGGTGGCTGTTGCATCCATGTGCCCGCCCTCGGCGTGGTGTTCTCCGGAGACACGCTCTTCAATGGGGGCCCCGGAGCCACCGGCAGGTCGTTTTCGGACCAGGGCGTCCTCGTTGAGAGCATCCGTTCGAGGCTGTTCGTGCTGGACCGGGTGACCACCGTCCACACGGGGCACGGTGACTCGACGTCGATCGGGGCCGAAGTCGACCGGTTGGATGCTTCTGACGACTGACCTCAGGGGGTCGCGTCCGGTAAGGGCTAGTTGATGACGGGGACGTTTTCCATCGCCTCGGCAATGGCTGCTTCCGGGAACTCGTAGTCGACGAGTTCTCCAGCGAGGTACTTCTCGTACGCGGCCATGTCCATATGGCCGTGCCCACACAAGGCAGTGAGGATGACCTTCTCTTCGCCGGTTTCCTTGCAGCGAAGAGCTTCTCGGATAGCGGCGGCAATGGCATGGGTGGGCTCGGGCGCGGGAACGATGCCCTCGCTCCGGGCGAACTGCAGCGCTGCCGCGAAGCACTCTGTTTGGTGGATTGCCTCCGCCTCGACGAGGCCGAGGTCGTAGACGTGGGACACCAGGGGTGCCATGCCGTGGTATCGGAGCCCTCCCGCGTGGATCGGGTCCGGGATGAACGTGTGGCCGAGGGTGTGCATCTTGACCAGTGGGGTCAGCTGGCCGGTATCACCGAAGTCGTACCGGTACTCGCCGCGGCTGAGAGACGGGCATGCTGCCGGCTCCACGCATCGGATCACTGGGTCCATCCGGCCAGCGAGCTTCTCGCGGAGGAACGGAAATGAGAGGCCGCCGAAATTGGAGCCACCGCCGGTACACCCGACCAGGAGATCAGGGGTCTCGTCGACCTTGGCCAACTGCAGAAGCGCCTCTTCTCCAATGATGGTCTGGTGGAGCAGCACGTGGTTGAGGACGCTCCCAAGGGCGTAACGGGTCTCCTCGCTCTGTGCGGCCTGCTCGACGGCTTCGGAAATGGCGATACCGAGACTCCCCGGACTGTCGGGGTCGGTTGCCAGGATGGCGCGACCTGCCTCGGTCAGGTTCGAAGGACTGGCGTGGAGTGTCGCGCCCCACAGTTCCATCATCGTCTTGCGATACGGCTTCTGGTCGTAGGACGCCCGAACTTGCCAGACTTCACAGTCCAGCCCGAACTGGGCCGTAGCGAAGGCGAGAGCGGAGCCCCACTGGCCCGCTCCAGTCTCGGTCGTCAGTCGCTTTACGCCTTCCTGGGCGTTGTAGAACGCCTGGGGGACAGCGGTGTTGGGCTTGTGGGAGCCAGCGGGGCTGACGCCTTCGTACTTGAGGAAGATCTTTGCCGGGGTGTCCAGGGCCTTCTCGAGGCGGCGAGCCCGCAGGAGTGGACTCGGACGCCAGAGTCGGTAGACGTCAAGTACCTCGCCGGGAATGTCGATGTACGAGTCCGTGGAAACCTCCTGCATGATGAGGGCCATCGGGAAGAGCGGGGCCAGGTCATCGGGGCCAATCGGCTCGAGGGTGCCGGGGTGTAGCGGCGGCGGTGGCGGCGTCGGTAGGTCCGGAATGACGTTGTACCACTGTGTTGGCATCTCGGATTCTTCGAGCAGCACCTTGGAGTAGTCGTCGGACATGGCTGTTTCTCATCTCTGGATTGGAGGAAATGGATCTGCCGGGAGGCCAGCACAGGCCGACAATGGTTTCGTCGGAATGTTTTGTCAACCTGTGTCGTCACAGGTCTGGGAACCGACGAGACTGCCGGGATGACCAGGGGCGGGCCGGAGAGCGGACTGGAGATCGGCGCTGTCGAAGCCAGCCTCTCGCCCTGGCGGACGTATGCCCTGTTGGCCGGCTCGGTGGTGGCCGCGTCGATGAACTACTCGGTGACCTTCGTGTCGTTTGGCGAGATCGAGCGAACTTTCGATGCCGGTCCGGCGGCCACCTCGTGGGTCCTCAACGCTTTTGCCATCACCCTCTGTGCCCTCCTGATTCCGTGCGGCTGGCTTTCGGACCGGTTCGGGCGGCGCCGGATGTTCCTGTCGGGAGTGACCCTTCTGGCTGTGGGGTCAGTGTTGGTTGCCGTGTCGCCCACGCTTCCGTTCCTGGTGGCGGCCCGGGTGGTCCAGGCAGCAGGGTTGGCCCTTGAGGGTCCAGCGGCCATGGCCATCCTGTTGAACGCCTTCCCCGCGGACCGCCGAAGCACCGCGGTGGGAGCCTTCGGTGGACTCGGCGGGATCTCCCTCGTGCTTGGCCCGGTGGTTGGGGGCCTGGTCATCGGTGCCGTGGGGTGGCGCTGGACGTTCGGGTTCAACACGCCAATAGCCCTGGTCACCGTGCTTCTCGGACTCCGGTTCCTGCCCGTGGATCGACCGGCGACCACTGAGTCGAGCCGGCTCAGACCTGATCTATGGGGAGTCCTGCTGCTGGTGGCCGGGTTGGCCGCGTTGGCCACCGGGATCGTGCAGGCCGAGTCGTGGGGCTGGACTGGAGTGGGGACAGTGGTCGCCCTCGTGGCGGCGCCGGTGGCCATGGTGGGGGTGGTGGTGCGATCCTCGAAGCGGGACGACGCCATACTCGACATGTCGCTGTACCGGATCCGGTACTACCCGCGTGGTAACGCACTTGCTTTTCTCATCGCCGGGAACTTCGCCGGAACGTACCTGGCGTTCATCACCCTGCTGGTCGGGCCGTGGGGGATGGCACCGGCGGCCGCCGGAGCGACGCTGGCCATCGTGCCCCTAATCGGCGGGCCAATGAGCTTCCTGAGCGGACGCATGGCCGACCGGTTTGGTCACCGACGTCTCATCGTGCCCGGAGGCCTGTGCATGGTGGTCGGCGCCCTGTGGTTTCGATCCGGGGTTGGGGAGACCACCGACCTCTCGTTGTGGTTTCCGGCGGTAGGGCTTTACGCGCTGGGCATCGGGCTGGCCCATGCCAACAGTGCGTCGCTGGCTATGCGGTACGTACCGGTCAAGTCTCTGGGCCAGGCCGGGGCCACCAATCGGATCATGTCCGAATTTGGCAGCGTGGCCAGCGTGGCCGTCACCGTGGCCCTGCTGATCGGTACCGACGACCCCGTCCAGGGGGCCCGCCGGGTGATGCTGATGTTGGCCGTCGTCGGGGTGGCTGGTGTGCTTGTGGCCCTCGGCGTCGACACACGCCCAGACCGGGAGATCGCCACCTCAGGCATCAGCTGAACTTCAACCGGCCTGGTGTCTCGGCGATGAAGTTCAGGACGGTGCTGGCCCGTTCAGGATCAGGGCCACGGCCCACGTCTCGAAAGTCGCGGACGAGGATCATCCGATCCACGCCGAGATCCTCGTAACGGGAGACCAGGTCACGGTCGACGGGTTCGGACGGCGAGACCGATATGGCGACCTCGCCGAGGCCCTCTGGTCGATCGAACTCGCGCTGGAGGTTCTGGATGTTGGCCACGGCTTTGGCTGTGAAGTCCAGCGTGGTTAGGAAGCCGTACCAGCCGTGGGCCTTGTGCACCGCCCGGCGAAAGGTGGCCGGTGAGCCACCGCCCACGTGTATGGGTGGGCCGCCCGACTGGATGGGTCGGGGTGAGGCCTCCACGCCGGACCACGACGTGAATCGGCCATCGAACGTCGGGTCACCGCGCCACAGGGAAGCCATGGCATCTAGGTGGTCGTCGGTCCTAGCCCCCCGCTCGGTGAACGGCACGCCGATGGCCTCGAACTCCGCGGGCACGTAGCCCACGCCGAACCCGGCTTCCAGACGACCGCCGGAAAGCACGTCGACCGAGGCCAGTTCCTTGGCCAGGACCACCGGGTTTCGTTGGGGGAGGATCACGATGCCGGTGCCGAGACGGATAGTCGACGTGTGGGCGGCCAGGAAGGACAACGAGGCGATCTGGTCGACGAAGTGGGTTCCGGGAGCGACGGGAGACGGGGGCCGCTGGGGGTCAGCCACCACCACGTGCTCGCCGGTCCAGATGGATTCCCAGCCGGCGTCCTCGGCGGTTCGGGCCGCCGAGGCCATGGTTTCCGGGTCGGCCAGTACACCGCTGTTGACGCCGAAGAATCCGAACTTCACGAGGGTCCCCCTTCAGTGGGTCGACCGACGGTAGTGCGGAAGGCACGGACCAGGTCGGCGAGCATGTACTCAGCGGCCGAGCGGTCCCCGGGAAGGGGGAGGGCTATTCGGCAGTCGGTCACGCCGGCTTCAACCAATGGGGCGACGCTCTCCATCGTGCGGTCGAGGTCCACCACGCCATCGTCGCTGCGAACCACTGGGAGTGATCCCTGGACCTCGAAGGCAGATGCGTCCAGTCCGAGCTCCTCCTGAAGGTTCCGCATCCGCGCGATCCCGCCAATCACGTCGGCCCGGTCTGCGCCCCACGGAATCCATCCGTCACCAAAGGTGGCGAGGCGTCGTGCGGTCCGGCGGTTCACGGTTCCGCTGATCCAGATTGGCACGGCGTTTCCATGTACGGGCGACGGCATGGACTGGACGTTGCCGAAGCCCAGTTCGTTGCTGGCATAGGAGGCTGGCTCCCCGGCCCACAAAATTCTGCACACCTCCAGGCTGTGGTCCAGGAGACGGCCCCGGTCGGCAAAATCCAGACCAGCGGCCTCGTATTCGGCAGCCTGCCAGCCCACTCCGACGCCGAGGTCGAGGCGGCCGTTGGACAGCACATCAAGCGTGGCCGCGGTCTTTGCCAACACGACTGGGCGTCGTAACGCGGCCAGGAGGATTCCGGTCTGGAGACGGATTCGATCGGTTCGGGCTGCCAGCCACGTAAGAGTGGTGAGGGGCTCCAACCACGCTCCGCCCGGACCGGTCGGTTGGCGACCACCCACCGTCCCCCCCTTGGACGGATCGCCGTAGTCGTCGAGGTTGTCGCCGAACACCACGTGATCGGCCACCGCCAGTCGGTCCACGCCGGCCCGGTCTGCGGCCACCGCATGATCTGACAACCGCGCCCAGTCCCCAGGTGGTTCGTCGGCGAAGTTCACCACCTGGATCGAAAGTTGGGGGTGCGTCATGGCGGTCATCGTCGGAACCTCCGGAGGGCGGCGCGGCGCCGATCGCGGAGCACCACGGCACGTTGTTCGCGGCTGATGGGAGCCCAGCGGTCGTCGAAGTGCTCGGCGATCGAGGCGACGGGTATCAGGGTGCAGGTCGGAACGGGTTGGCGGTCGGCCTGATTCCATCGGTAGGTAATACAGCCCTGGGTGGATCCCGTGGTGTCCAGCCAATTGGCGATGCCAGGGTCCTGATGGGCGACGACGGCCCGAAACACCCCATCGGCGGACACCACGGCCTGGTGTCCGTTGAGGCTGGACTGGTGGTCCCACCAGTCCAGCGATTGGTACCAGACGTCACCCAACTGGATCCCCCAATAGACGCAGTCGGGAATCTCGACCTCCAGAAGGAGGGCCTCGTCGTCGGCGATCCGATACCAGGTCTGGCCGTAGCCCTGGTCGACACTTCCACCGAGGTTCGAGACCGAGCCCTGGGCGGCCTGGACGTGGTCGAAGGAGTTGACCTCGGCACGGGCCACGTGTGCGTAGCCGAAGTCGGCCCAGAAGGCCGTCATGTCGAGCACTTGGTCGGCCGCTGTGGCCAGATGTCGGATCATCGACTCGCCAGTCATGCGACTGGCGCCCGGTTCCGGGTTGACGCATTCCAGATGCAGATCGGCGGGGATCTCCGAAGCCCAGTCGGAGAAGAACTGGCGGATGATGAGA
This genomic stretch from Acidimicrobiales bacterium harbors:
- a CDS encoding alpha/beta hydrolase, which produces MIRSVLLGPAMVSMALMATATACGETAESGVKGFAPEPLIWETCGYTECATLIVPMDHAVPEGPTIEVAVALKRAVAEPRIGVLVMNPGGPGGSGIEMLEWMGPAIAHTDFLGRFDLVGFDPRGSGSSTTVSCVDDFDDEIMVLGPETGLQEAVAEAEDLVADCLERSGDLAHHVGTNAVARDIDMLRRAMGEEQISYLGYSYGTRLGAVYAALFGDRVRAMVLDGPVDPAERASRPSRNQADGFEASWSAFAAACDAEPDCPLGVVGGAEQAFADAVAAVAASPVPAGDRQVTHGEFYLGVAAALYSPETWPILGEGLAEVVVSGSAVILQDLGDILLGRRDDGSYDGSMDAMFLVDCADDPERPPPSEVFSASLAIADSLTHFGPAFAGSTGCHPLPAAVDPLHVGPADLVVPALVVYLEGDPATPPIWAGALIASLGDAVGISSDAEGHGGYLANSWCLTEPVTRYLVDLEVPADGWSCREPGREH
- a CDS encoding NAD-dependent epimerase/dehydratase family protein translates to MKVAVTGATGLVGSHCTAAALAAGHDVRMVVRNPDKARSALAVHGLAHDAAEVFEADLTDHDRLRASLVDVDGLIHAGAVFSLDPRQAGVMRAVNPASTAAILDEAVVRGLQRIVHVSSMGVYAASLIDINPDSPVGPESGAYTASKIAADAVAVAHQDAGHPVVVVCPGGILGPLDPSPELSDSMATMRDWIRMRTTAIPRTIRFGFVDVRDVAAVCVGSLTGGEAPARHLLAGHINTMVDMLGMAAKLTGRKVRVMGSPLWTITLGGIVCDLVSRTTGNQMPLTGETARITVGNARAGGLRNVDQTSATEAFGFPARTTVETLTDTIRWMYTAGHLTSDQAGDLAS
- a CDS encoding S-(hydroxymethyl)mycothiol dehydrogenase, giving the protein MPHSVRAVVARSKGQPVTIETIEVPDPGPGEVLVAVKACGVCHTDLHYREGAINDEFPFLLGHEAAGIVEEVGLDVTEVAVGDFVVLNWRAVCGQCRSCRRGRPWYCFSTHNASQKMTLDGQELSPALGIGAFAEKTLVAAGQATKVDPAAPAEVAGLIGCGVMAGLGAAMNTGDVGRGDSVAVFGCGGVGDAAIAGARLAGAHTIVAVDLDDRKLEMAKEFGATHTVNSSNEDPVEAIRAVTGGNGVDVAIDAVGLPITYQQAFNARDLAGTVVLVGVPNPEAALELPMIDVFGRGGTLKSSWYGDCLPSRDFPMLIDLYLQGRLDLDRFVSETIALDEVEEAFHKMERGEVLRSVVVL
- a CDS encoding MBL fold metallo-hydrolase, producing MGLRIDHVVTSGIFSLDGEDFEVDNNIWLIGDDHEVVVVDAAHDHRPIAEAVRGRRVRGVLCTHGHNDHINAAVELAEATDAPIWLHPDDGMLWDVVHPDRRIDDPLRDGLTIGVGGDELTILHTPGHSPGGCCIHVPALGVVFSGDTLFNGGPGATGRSFSDQGVLVESIRSRLFVLDRVTTVHTGHGDSTSIGAEVDRLDASDD
- a CDS encoding TrpB-like pyridoxal phosphate-dependent enzyme — translated: MSDDYSKVLLEESEMPTQWYNVIPDLPTPPPPPLHPGTLEPIGPDDLAPLFPMALIMQEVSTDSYIDIPGEVLDVYRLWRPSPLLRARRLEKALDTPAKIFLKYEGVSPAGSHKPNTAVPQAFYNAQEGVKRLTTETGAGQWGSALAFATAQFGLDCEVWQVRASYDQKPYRKTMMELWGATLHASPSNLTEAGRAILATDPDSPGSLGIAISEAVEQAAQSEETRYALGSVLNHVLLHQTIIGEEALLQLAKVDETPDLLVGCTGGGSNFGGLSFPFLREKLAGRMDPVIRCVEPAACPSLSRGEYRYDFGDTGQLTPLVKMHTLGHTFIPDPIHAGGLRYHGMAPLVSHVYDLGLVEAEAIHQTECFAAALQFARSEGIVPAPEPTHAIAAAIREALRCKETGEEKVILTALCGHGHMDMAAYEKYLAGELVDYEFPEAAIAEAMENVPVIN
- a CDS encoding MFS transporter; this translates as MTRGGPESGLEIGAVEASLSPWRTYALLAGSVVAASMNYSVTFVSFGEIERTFDAGPAATSWVLNAFAITLCALLIPCGWLSDRFGRRRMFLSGVTLLAVGSVLVAVSPTLPFLVAARVVQAAGLALEGPAAMAILLNAFPADRRSTAVGAFGGLGGISLVLGPVVGGLVIGAVGWRWTFGFNTPIALVTVLLGLRFLPVDRPATTESSRLRPDLWGVLLLVAGLAALATGIVQAESWGWTGVGTVVALVAAPVAMVGVVVRSSKRDDAILDMSLYRIRYYPRGNALAFLIAGNFAGTYLAFITLLVGPWGMAPAAAGATLAIVPLIGGPMSFLSGRMADRFGHRRLIVPGGLCMVVGALWFRSGVGETTDLSLWFPAVGLYALGIGLAHANSASLAMRYVPVKSLGQAGATNRIMSEFGSVASVAVTVALLIGTDDPVQGARRVMLMLAVVGVAGVLVALGVDTRPDREIATSGIS
- a CDS encoding LLM class F420-dependent oxidoreductase; the encoded protein is MKFGFFGVNSGVLADPETMASAARTAEDAGWESIWTGEHVVVADPQRPPSPVAPGTHFVDQIASLSFLAAHTSTIRLGTGIVILPQRNPVVLAKELASVDVLSGGRLEAGFGVGYVPAEFEAIGVPFTERGARTDDHLDAMASLWRGDPTFDGRFTSWSGVEASPRPIQSGGPPIHVGGGSPATFRRAVHKAHGWYGFLTTLDFTAKAVANIQNLQREFDRPEGLGEVAISVSPSEPVDRDLVSRYEDLGVDRMILVRDFRDVGRGPDPERASTVLNFIAETPGRLKFS
- a CDS encoding TIGR03619 family F420-dependent LLM class oxidoreductase; its protein translation is MTAMTHPQLSIQVVNFADEPPGDWARLSDHAVAADRAGVDRLAVADHVVFGDNLDDYGDPSKGGTVGGRQPTGPGGAWLEPLTTLTWLAARTDRIRLQTGILLAALRRPVVLAKTAATLDVLSNGRLDLGVGVGWQAAEYEAAGLDFADRGRLLDHSLEVCRILWAGEPASYASNELGFGNVQSMPSPVHGNAVPIWISGTVNRRTARRLATFGDGWIPWGADRADVIGGIARMRNLQEELGLDASAFEVQGSLPVVRSDDGVVDLDRTMESVAPLVEAGVTDCRIALPLPGDRSAAEYMLADLVRAFRTTVGRPTEGGPS